ATCACTTATGCCGTTGGTTCTTTCCGCCTGGCTTATCGGCAGCTTATGAAGCAGCAGTATGATTTCATCAGTGAGGGAATTTATCATAAAGAATATGATAATCCACAGCCATTGCTTTTCAGTAAAATCGCCTCTACATCTTTAAAAAATGGAATGAAATATAATTTTTCCCTCTTTATGGATGCTACATTAGCTAACAAATTCTTCTGTGTTGATTTTGTAAGAAGTCTCCATTTAGATTTTAGCGAAGAGCTTCCAGAATTGATAAAATTATGTTATACAAAAGGCAGTTACGCATACCGCTTAGATGGTTTGCTTCTTTACAATAATAAAAAAGAAACTTTTATTGATTACATTGCAACAGATAAAACTCTATCTTTTATTAAAGAATACTTAAAAGATAAAACAATTACATTAAATAGCGCTGAAATACTCTACTCTCCGGCAGAATCTGGCATGAAATTCCGTCTTCTCTCTGATGAGACGGAAGAAGAACAAGCATGGAATAAAAAGGCAGCTTCTTTCCAGAAAAAGCCACTGAAAAATCAGGTTTTATTTGTTTCTCCCCGTGCAGATGGGCATCTTGAAGGAAATGCAAAGGCTCTATATCCCTTTATCAAAGGTAAAAAGACAATCTGTGCAAAACGTTTACCACATAATCCTCAAACAGCCCTTGAAATGACTGAGGAAATCCTTACCAGTAAGGTAATCGTAACAGATGACTATGTAAAATATTTAAGATATTTCCCTTTACGCCCGGAACAGCGAGTTATTCAGCTATGGCATGCTTGCGGTGCATTTAAAAAGTTTGGACAGCGCGGAACAAATCTTTCTTTACCTGAAGACAGAGCCACACATGCACAGTATAATCTTGTATGTGTAAGTGGAGAAAATTTACGTTCTATCTATGCGGATGCATTTGATGTAAATTATAATAAAGTAAAAGCATTAGGCTGCCCACGAACAGATGATTACTTTAACAAACATCTGATTACTAAAACAAAACGAAAAATCTATTTCCGGCATCCTAGTTTGATTGGAAAATCTGTTCTTGTTTATGCGCCTACTTTCCGAGATGTTGGATGTGATAGAAGTGAATTCCATCCTGAACTTGATTTTGATCGTCTTTCAAAAGATTTACTTCCTAATCAAGTACTTTTAATCTGCCCACATCCGGTAATGAAGAACGATATTCTTCCAAAAAAATACAAAAACATACGCGTAATGAGAGATTTTTCAACAAATGATTATATGCTTATTTCAGATATGCTAATCACTGATTATTCTTCTGTTATATTTGAATATGCACTACTTCGTAAACCTATCGCATTCTTCTGCTATGATCTGCCAACCTATGACCGAGGATTTTATCTTAATTATCCAGAAGATCTGCCTGGAGATGTATATACAAATCAAGAAGAACTGACAGACTATTTAACACATCCTGAAAAACATATTCTTACAAATAAGATGAATTCTTTTGTTGAAAAATATATGTCTGCCTGCGATGGACATAGTTGTGAAAGAATTGCAAACCTGATTAATTCATACATGGAGGGAAAGTAAAATGAGTAAAAAAACTATTTCATTTGTAAGTACCCGTGGACGTGGACTAAACACTGATCTGCAGCTTGTAAAAGACAATCTCATGACTGCTCTTCCAGAAGTGGAATTTGAATACTATCTCAACAAAACAGCAACAAAGATTCCTCTAATCAATACTAAAATGGAAGATGCACGCCGAACTTTTTGTACTGAAGCCCAAAATATCATTTGTATGGATCCTTCTATTCCAATCAAAATACCTAGTGCTTCCGAAAGAGAGCGCCGTTTGCTCTTAGCAACACCTTTTGATTATCAATTTAATATTTTTATGAAATACCATGATAATCCTGACCAACCAAAGAAACAGACATTCATACGCTGTACACATGTAATGCCCGGCTCTCCATTTACAGCTAAACTTTTCCACTCTTTTTATGAATGGGAAGATAATGTTACCTTTTTAGATGATATTCCTCTACCTATTTCC
This Anaerobutyricum hallii DNA region includes the following protein-coding sequences:
- a CDS encoding bifunctional glycosyltransferase/CDP-glycerol:glycerophosphate glycerophosphotransferase, encoding MKKISVIIAAYNAEEYLSETMDSIFLQTMDNSEYEVIVINDGSSDNTLSILNSYKKNYPNLIIIDKENGGPSSARNAGLDIAQGEYVFFFDADDLLEPEALSTMYDTISEKHSDLLIGKYDIFNRHTTIEIHNLDNLIELEEIDKYNTDILWTFSLSNKLFRRSLIEKHHLRLPPISYSEDGAFLTQFLYRCSKIVGLDYIIFHYRRYDDMDSITASISPSKIKDYITAHQMILHSAEESFLRDYPEYSSIDDAREQNPDIHNYLNTIIQKQLQIMLNQFYIQFWSLDSNTIQLLVDEINNKLKILDMKVISTLSLSFPEFSLYDIKSSKEDVLKNAFFTAVLYGDKTNKDNFMKSLDSLIKQNLIFMKIVVPVSMKADIEKEGLLQDNLFFEDSNSKKELFATALNNAQTPYITFCDAEITYAVGSFRLAYRQLMKQQYDFISEGIYHKEYDNPQPLLFSKIASTSLKNGMKYNFSLFMDATLANKFFCVDFVRSLHLDFSEELPELIKLCYTKGSYAYRLDGLLLYNNKKETFIDYIATDKTLSFIKEYLKDKTITLNSAEILYSPAESGMKFRLLSDETEEEQAWNKKAASFQKKPLKNQVLFVSPRADGHLEGNAKALYPFIKGKKTICAKRLPHNPQTALEMTEEILTSKVIVTDDYVKYLRYFPLRPEQRVIQLWHACGAFKKFGQRGTNLSLPEDRATHAQYNLVCVSGENLRSIYADAFDVNYNKVKALGCPRTDDYFNKHLITKTKRKIYFRHPSLIGKSVLVYAPTFRDVGCDRSEFHPELDFDRLSKDLLPNQVLLICPHPVMKNDILPKKYKNIRVMRDFSTNDYMLISDMLITDYSSVIFEYALLRKPIAFFCYDLPTYDRGFYLNYPEDLPGDVYTNQEELTDYLTHPEKHILTNKMNSFVEKYMSACDGHSCERIANLINSYMEGK